A window of Pomacea canaliculata isolate SZHN2017 linkage group LG3, ASM307304v1, whole genome shotgun sequence contains these coding sequences:
- the LOC112560022 gene encoding large neutral amino acids transporter small subunit 1-like, translating into MGKGRAASVEVEGHVQLKKQITLLQSVAIIVGIIIGSGIFVSPVGILQHVNSVGLSLLMWAICGLYNTLCALCYAELGACLPQSGGEYIYIKRAFGDYPAFVCLWINFVLICPVGVAALSLIASLYILQPIFPDCDVPPIAERLIAIILICFLVLINCRNVKWVTRLQVVMTSSKLIALAIIIIIGFIYLGQGNNENFRNTFEDSDFSAGAIALSFYSGFWAYSGWSYLNFLTEELVNPNKNLPRAIMISMGLVICVYLVANIAYLGVLSPRQMVQSTAVAVTFAKHTMGVMQWLMPILIAISVIGTMNGTILSMSRLFFIGAKNNHMPLFMSMIQQTYLTPSMSLLVILSLVICFQLSGDIWYLIEMEGFGFATVLSIVFAGQVYLRYKEPNLKRPIRVPIALPAVLCLVSVAIVGLTFYQKPTESLTALGITAIGTVLYIIGNRWNPKPQAIQSRIDAVNIFIQRLFLVVPQHNPDELDWE; encoded by the exons ATGGGTAAAGGGAGAGCAGCTAGTGTCGAAGTAGAAGGACACGTGCAGCTGAAAAAGCAGATAACACTTTTGCAAAGTGTTGCCATCATCGTCGGTATTATCATCGGTTCAGGCATATTTGTTTCACCGGTTGGCATTTTACAACATGTTAACTCAGTTGGGTTGTCACTTCTCATGTGGGCAATATGTGGACTGTACAACACTTTGTGTGCACTGTGTTACGCAGAGCTGGGGGCATGTCTCCCACAATCAGGTGGTGAATACATATACATCAAGCGTGCATTCGGTGACTACCCTGCCTTTGTGTGCCTGTGGATAAACTTTGTGCTCATCTGCCCAGTTGGAGTAGCAGCCTTAAGTCTCATTGCTTCACTGTACATCCTTCAGCCTATATTTCCAGACTGTGATGTGCCACCCATAGCAGAAAGGCTCATTGCTATCATCTTGATAT GTTTCCTAGTGCTGATAAACTGCCGCAATGTGAAATGGGTGACTCGCTTGCAAGTTGTTATGACCTCTTCAAAACTCATTGCACTTgctatcatcattatcattggatttatttatttaggtCAAG GAAACAATGAAAACTTTCGTAATACATTTGAAGACTCTGACTTCAGTGCTGGAGCCATTGCTTTGTCCTTCTATTCTGGTTTCTGGGCATACAGTGGATG gaGTTACCTGAATTTCTTAACAGAGGAGCTGGTAAATCCAAACAA GAATCTACCTCGTGCTATCATGATATCTATGGGTTTGGTGATTTGTGTCTACCTGGTTGCCAACATCGCTTATTTAGGAGTTCTCTCACCCCGACAGATGGTGCAGTCCACTGCAGTTGCTGTG ACATTTGCTAAACACACGATGGGTGTGATGCAGTGGTTGATGCCCATCCTTATTGCCATCTCTGTTATAGGCACCATGAATGGGACCATCCTTTCCATGTCAAG GTTGTTCTTCATTGGAGCCAAGAACAATCACATGCCACTCTTTATGTCTATGATCCAGCAAACCTATCTCACACCTTCAATGTCCCTGCTAGTAATT ctgTCCTTGGTGATATGTTTCCAGTTATCTGGAGATATTTGGTATTTAATCGAAATGGAAGGATTTGGCTTTGCTACTGTCTTGTCCATTGTATTTGCTGGACAAGTGTATCTGCGATATAAAGAACCCAATTTAAAACGGCCAATTAGA gttCCTATTGCACTTCCAGCAGTCCTTTGTCTGGTCAGTGTGGCCATTGTGGGTCTAACCTTTTACCAGAAGCCTACAGAGTCGCTGACTGCACTGGGAATTACTGCTATTGGAACAGTGCTATATATTATTGGGAACCGGTGGAATCCAAAACCTCAAGCTATACAATCAAGAATTG
- the LOC112559652 gene encoding uncharacterized protein LOC112559652: ATAANSSSKQPTAANSSQQQANTATANSSSSQQQPTAANSSQQQTTAATQQQPNRPRLRVVLIAAMRQVSGVKMMQEKLEA, translated from the exons gccacagcagccaacagcagcagcaagcagccaacagcagccaacagcagccaacagcaagccaac acagcaacagccaacagcagcagcagccaacagcagccaacagcagccaacagcagccaacagcagacaacagcagccacacagCAGCAGCCAAACAG ACCACGCCTTCGCGTTGTCTTGATCGCTGCAATGCGGCAGGTCAGCGGGGTCAAAATGATGCAAGAGAAACTTGAAGCTTAg